The Pseudanabaena yagii GIHE-NHR1 genome segment TTGGTGTTCGTATTTAGAATAAAGGCGGTCGCTCTTGATTTATGGATCTAACTTTAATAATCTTTGATACTGGATAAAGTTGTCTCTTAGTTCTTCAGGCAAGAAAGGTAAATCTTTGGCTTGAATATCCTGAGGCAAGGTGATTCTATCTGCTTTTTGGTAGCTTTTTTTTGATTCATTTGTCATAGATCTAGTCCTTGTTTACGGTATTTATCAATCAATAGATTTGTAAATTCATTTTGTGGTTGCTGAGATATTGAATTGTTCTTCTTCTTTGCGGCGACTAGTTCACGGATACGAGGTGATTGTAACCCTAACACCATATCGTCTTCGGGAATACCTCTAGCAATGAGTTCTTGATCGACAAATATTTCGGTGGCGTTGTGTTGCAGCCAAACTTTGTTATCAATAATATCAATCTGCATAGGACAGCCATAAATTCGCCGAGCGCCTTGCCAACCAACATGAACATGAACTAGTAAATAGTGATCGCGCTTTTCATCGAATATTAGTTCAGCAGTGACGTTTTCATTGGGTGAGACACTTTCTTGGGC includes the following:
- a CDS encoding XisI protein yields the protein MDRLERYRQIVRTFLEEYAQESVSPNENVTAELIFDEKRDHYLLVHVHVGWQGARRIYGCPMQIDIIDNKVWLQHNATEIFVDQELIARGIPEDDMVLGLQSPRIRELVAAKKKNNSISQQPQNEFTNLLIDKYRKQGLDL